In the Streptomyces formicae genome, one interval contains:
- a CDS encoding ATP-binding protein produces the protein MTAPTSIARPGTERPELRPSALVLLTCALVTAALTGASVALAPDSARTAVVWGAGAASVALSAAVTFAFHAMRTAGLLRLQLHTARQDTGRLQQEQSRRAAEFGQEHARLTAEHEREKGVLTQRARTAESERAAALAACANAAGRMQALATGMLADLREMETRHADEDVLTDLLHLDHRTAQAGRIADSVAVLTGARSGRRWARPIVMESILRGAMGRIGGYQRVRVHSASEVAVAGHAAEGVMHALAELLDNAANFSPPTSEVHVYIEEVAAGVIVSVEDSGLVMGPVQQRRAERAVSGTSAGLGRLSGTRLGLPVVGRLARKHGLTVSFRPSARGGTGVLLLIPQELISRPSDATSAPAVLSASAPAPVATSTETSATVSVTVPAPAPAPAPAAKAPEPYDAGDTAETPIDREPVPTHESAAERTGETPAAPDAPAPGGLPKRPRGRTLAAAENARARAAEATPRTRTAADASTTAARFSSFRQAVRATDPDEPDAPATPPHPEGDTPR, from the coding sequence ATGACCGCGCCAACCTCCATAGCGCGCCCCGGGACGGAGCGTCCTGAGCTGCGCCCGTCCGCGCTCGTCCTGCTGACCTGTGCCCTGGTCACCGCGGCGCTCACCGGGGCGTCCGTCGCCCTCGCGCCCGACTCCGCGCGCACCGCCGTGGTCTGGGGCGCCGGTGCCGCGTCCGTCGCGCTCAGCGCCGCCGTGACCTTCGCCTTCCACGCGATGCGCACCGCGGGGCTGCTGCGGCTCCAGCTGCACACCGCACGCCAGGACACCGGCCGCCTCCAGCAGGAACAGTCCAGGCGGGCCGCCGAGTTCGGCCAGGAGCACGCGCGGCTCACCGCCGAGCACGAGCGGGAGAAGGGCGTGCTCACCCAGCGGGCCCGCACCGCCGAGTCCGAGCGCGCCGCCGCCCTCGCCGCCTGCGCCAACGCGGCGGGCCGCATGCAGGCGCTCGCCACCGGCATGCTCGCCGACCTCCGCGAGATGGAGACCAGGCACGCCGACGAGGACGTCCTCACCGACCTCCTCCACCTCGACCACAGGACCGCGCAGGCGGGCCGGATCGCCGACTCCGTCGCCGTCCTCACCGGCGCCCGCTCCGGACGCCGCTGGGCCAGGCCCATCGTCATGGAGTCCATCCTGCGCGGCGCCATGGGCCGCATCGGCGGCTACCAGCGCGTGCGCGTCCACTCGGCCAGCGAGGTCGCCGTCGCGGGCCACGCCGCCGAAGGCGTCATGCACGCCCTCGCCGAACTCCTGGACAACGCCGCCAACTTCTCGCCGCCCACCTCCGAAGTACACGTCTACATCGAAGAGGTCGCGGCCGGCGTCATCGTCTCCGTCGAGGACAGCGGCCTGGTCATGGGCCCGGTGCAGCAGCGCCGCGCCGAACGGGCCGTGTCGGGCACCAGCGCGGGCCTCGGCCGCCTCTCCGGCACCCGGCTCGGCCTGCCCGTCGTCGGCAGGCTGGCCCGCAAGCACGGCCTGACCGTGTCCTTCCGGCCCTCCGCGCGCGGCGGCACGGGCGTGCTCCTGCTCATCCCGCAGGAGCTCATCTCCCGCCCTTCGGACGCCACCTCGGCCCCGGCCGTCCTGTCCGCATCGGCCCCGGCGCCCGTCGCCACCTCCACGGAGACCTCCGCCACGGTCTCCGTAACGGTGCCCGCTCCTGCCCCTGCTCCCGCTCCCGCGGCCAAGGCGCCCGAGCCGTACGACGCCGGGGACACCGCCGAGACCCCCATCGACCGCGAACCCGTGCCCACCCACGAGTCCGCCGCCGAACGCACCGGCGAGACCCCGGCCGCGCCGGACGCGCCCGCGCCCGGCGGGCTCCCCAAGCGGCCCCGCGGCCGCACCCTCGCCGCCGCCGAGAACGCCCGCGCGCGGGCCGCCGAGGCCACGCCCCGTACCCGTACCGCCGCCGACGCGAGCACCACCGCCGCCCGCTTCAGCAGCTTCCGCCAGGCCGTCCGCGCCACCGACCCCGACGAACCGGACGCCCCCGCAACTCCCCCGCACCCGGAAGGCGACACCCCCCGATGA
- a CDS encoding FAD-binding and (Fe-S)-binding domain-containing protein codes for MSDLDGLGKALREAVRGDVDLSVTARALHTMDASNYRRVPTAVLAPRDADDVAAALAVCRERSVPVVARGAGTSIAGQATGLGVVLDFTRHMKGLLSLDPGSRTAVVQPGLVLDDLRAAAAPHGLTFGPDPSTHSRCTLGGMIGNNSCGAHSVAWGTTADNVHRLSVIGGSGERLDLGKGWDGAPQGLRPLVDGDLALLRTGFPELPRRISGYAVDALLPEHGVDHARAFCGSEGTLGVLTEAVVRLVEAPRARALAVLGYTDESAAAEAAAGLLPHGPLTVEGMAADLVRDTEGLPRGGAWLFVETGGGSRAEARARAESIVRAADVLDAVVVDDPAGQRALWRVREDASGTATRMPDGSEAWPGWEDCAVPPARLGAYLRDFRALLTEHHLRGTPYGHFGDGCIHVRIDFDLLGEEGVARFRRFSEELADVVVAHGGSLSGEHGDGQARAELLPKMYGPELIALFGRVKDVWDPAGLLNPGMLVRPDPLDANLRFAPLPREPVDVAFGYPHDGGDFSAAVRRCVGVAKCRTSTANSPTDVMCPSFRATGEEEHSTRGRARLLHEMLAGEVVTEGWRSTEVKDALDLCLSCKGCRSDCPVGVDMATYKAEFLHHHYEGRRRPAAHYSMGWLPRWLRAVALTRTAPLVNALARIGPLAAVGKRLGGIAPQRAVPEVAPRTFRQWWRRKGERPSGAPDLVLWPDTFTDHLSPSVGRAAVRVLADAGLTVALPPSGVCCGLTYVSTGQLDGARAVLRRTLDRLGPVLDAGTPVLVPEPSCAAALRTDLVELLGDDPRAHRLAAAVRTFAQALEGLAPQWRPPRVDRPAVGQTHCHQHAVLGDAAERRLRAQAGLTGELSGGCCGLAGNFGFERGHYDVSVACAQEQLLPAVRDAAADAVVLADGFSCRTQLGQLAGVRGRHLAEVLAEGLAEGQAEAGTKVPGGRDLCG; via the coding sequence ATGAGCGATCTCGACGGACTCGGCAAGGCACTGCGCGAGGCCGTGCGCGGCGACGTGGATCTCTCCGTCACCGCACGGGCCCTGCACACCATGGACGCCTCCAACTACCGCCGCGTACCCACCGCGGTGCTCGCCCCGCGCGACGCCGACGACGTGGCGGCCGCGCTCGCCGTCTGCCGCGAGCGGTCCGTGCCGGTCGTGGCGCGCGGCGCGGGCACCTCGATCGCCGGACAGGCGACGGGCCTCGGCGTCGTCCTCGACTTCACCCGGCACATGAAGGGACTCCTCTCCCTCGACCCCGGGTCCCGTACGGCCGTCGTCCAGCCCGGCCTCGTCCTCGACGACCTGCGCGCCGCGGCCGCCCCGCACGGGCTTACCTTCGGTCCCGACCCCTCCACGCACAGCCGCTGCACCCTCGGCGGCATGATCGGCAACAACTCCTGCGGAGCGCACTCGGTGGCCTGGGGCACCACGGCCGACAACGTCCACCGTCTTTCCGTCATCGGCGGCAGCGGCGAGCGGCTCGACCTCGGCAAGGGCTGGGACGGCGCGCCCCAGGGACTGCGCCCGCTGGTCGACGGCGACTTGGCGCTCCTGCGCACCGGCTTCCCCGAGCTGCCGCGCCGCATCTCCGGATACGCCGTCGACGCCCTGCTCCCCGAGCACGGCGTCGACCACGCGCGCGCGTTCTGCGGCTCCGAGGGCACCCTCGGCGTCCTCACCGAAGCCGTCGTACGCCTCGTCGAGGCGCCCCGCGCGCGTGCCCTCGCCGTCCTCGGCTACACCGACGAGAGCGCGGCGGCGGAGGCCGCCGCAGGGCTCCTGCCGCACGGCCCGCTGACCGTCGAGGGCATGGCCGCCGACCTGGTGCGCGACACCGAGGGGCTGCCGAGGGGCGGCGCCTGGCTCTTCGTGGAGACCGGCGGCGGGAGCCGGGCCGAGGCACGCGCGCGTGCGGAGTCGATCGTGCGGGCGGCCGACGTGCTCGACGCCGTGGTCGTCGACGACCCGGCGGGGCAGCGGGCCCTGTGGCGCGTACGCGAGGACGCCAGCGGCACCGCGACCCGGATGCCGGATGGCAGCGAGGCGTGGCCGGGCTGGGAGGACTGTGCGGTGCCGCCCGCGCGACTCGGGGCGTATCTGCGGGACTTCAGGGCGCTGCTGACCGAGCACCACCTGCGCGGCACCCCGTACGGACACTTCGGGGACGGCTGCATCCACGTCCGCATCGACTTCGACCTGCTCGGCGAGGAGGGCGTCGCGCGCTTCCGCCGCTTCTCCGAAGAGCTCGCCGACGTCGTCGTCGCGCACGGCGGCTCGCTGTCGGGCGAACACGGCGACGGGCAGGCCCGCGCGGAACTCCTGCCGAAGATGTACGGCCCCGAACTCATCGCCCTCTTCGGCCGCGTGAAGGACGTCTGGGACCCGGCGGGCCTGCTCAACCCCGGCATGCTGGTGCGCCCCGACCCGCTCGACGCCAACCTGCGCTTCGCCCCGCTGCCGCGCGAGCCCGTCGACGTGGCCTTCGGCTATCCGCACGACGGCGGCGACTTCTCGGCGGCGGTCAGGCGGTGCGTGGGCGTCGCCAAGTGCCGTACGTCGACGGCGAATTCTCCGACCGACGTGATGTGTCCCTCCTTCCGTGCGACGGGCGAGGAGGAGCACTCCACGCGTGGGCGCGCCCGGCTGCTGCACGAGATGCTCGCGGGCGAGGTGGTGACCGAGGGGTGGCGCTCGACGGAGGTCAAGGACGCGCTCGACCTCTGTCTGTCCTGCAAGGGGTGCCGCTCGGACTGCCCGGTGGGCGTCGACATGGCCACGTACAAGGCGGAGTTCCTGCACCACCACTACGAGGGCAGGCGCAGGCCTGCCGCGCACTACTCGATGGGGTGGCTGCCGCGCTGGCTGCGCGCCGTCGCGCTGACGCGCACGGCCCCGCTCGTCAACGCGCTCGCCCGGATCGGCCCGTTGGCGGCGGTGGGCAAGCGGCTCGGCGGCATCGCCCCGCAGCGCGCGGTCCCCGAGGTGGCGCCGCGCACGTTCCGGCAGTGGTGGCGGCGGAAGGGCGAGCGGCCCTCGGGGGCACCGGACCTCGTGCTCTGGCCCGACACGTTCACCGACCACCTCTCGCCGTCGGTGGGGCGGGCCGCGGTGCGGGTCCTCGCGGACGCGGGCCTCACCGTCGCGCTGCCGCCGTCCGGCGTCTGCTGCGGCCTGACGTACGTCTCCACGGGCCAGCTGGACGGCGCCCGCGCGGTGCTGCGCCGCACCCTGGACCGCCTCGGCCCGGTCCTCGACGCGGGCACGCCGGTCCTCGTCCCGGAGCCGAGCTGCGCCGCCGCCCTCCGGACCGACCTGGTCGAACTCCTCGGCGACGACCCGCGCGCCCACCGCCTCGCCGCGGCCGTCCGCACCTTCGCCCAGGCACTGGAGGGGCTGGCCCCGCAGTGGCGGCCGCCGCGCGTCGACCGCCCCGCCGTCGGCCAGACCCACTGCCACCAGCACGCCGTCCTGGGCGACGCGGCCGAGCGGCGGCTGCGCGCGCAGGCGGGCCTGACGGGCGAGTTGAGCGGCGGCTGCTGCGGGCTCGCGGGGAACTTCGGCTTCGAGCGGGGGCATTACGACGTGTCGGTGGCCTGCGCGCAGGAACAGCTCCTGCCCGCCGTGCGCGACGCGGCCGCCGACGCGGTGGTGCTCGCCGACGGCTTCTCCTGCCGGACGCAGCTCGGACAGCTGGCGGGGGTGCGCGGCAGGCATCTGGCGGAGGTCCTCGCCGAGGGGCTCGCCGAGGGGCAGGCCGAGGCAGGGACCAAAGTCCCTGGTGGAAGGGACCTTTGCGGGTAG
- a CDS encoding GTP-binding protein — MDSAISEIPGTPGTSEHSAPRRELTATADNGLKIVVVGGFGVGKTTLVRSVSEIRPLNTEETMTQAGQGIDELGDIEGLRAKSSTTVAFDFGRITLDARNVLYLFGAPGQERFWFLWDRLFSGTLGAVVLVDTQRLADSWYAIDRLEHHGTPFIVARNDFGGPEYTSEQLREALDLDPGVPLIDCDARSRESGKDVLITLVQHLKSLYAPQETTP, encoded by the coding sequence TTGGACTCCGCAATCTCTGAGATTCCCGGGACCCCTGGAACCTCCGAACACAGCGCGCCCCGAAGAGAGCTGACCGCCACCGCCGACAACGGTCTGAAGATCGTCGTCGTCGGCGGCTTCGGCGTCGGCAAGACGACGCTCGTCCGCTCCGTCAGCGAGATACGTCCCCTCAACACCGAGGAGACGATGACGCAGGCCGGACAGGGCATCGACGAACTCGGCGACATCGAGGGGCTGCGCGCCAAGTCGTCCACGACCGTCGCCTTCGACTTCGGCCGCATCACGCTCGACGCGCGCAACGTCCTCTACCTCTTCGGCGCCCCCGGCCAGGAACGCTTCTGGTTCCTGTGGGACCGCCTCTTCTCCGGCACGCTCGGCGCGGTCGTCCTCGTCGACACCCAGCGCCTCGCCGACTCCTGGTACGCCATCGACCGCCTGGAGCACCACGGCACGCCGTTCATCGTGGCCCGCAACGACTTCGGCGGCCCCGAGTACACCTCGGAGCAGCTGCGCGAGGCGCTCGACCTCGACCCCGGCGTGCCGCTGATCGACTGCGACGCGCGCTCCCGCGAGTCCGGCAAGGACGTCCTCATCACCCTCGTACAGCACCTCAAGTCCCTGTACGCCCCCCAGGAGACCACCCCGTGA
- a CDS encoding roadblock/LC7 domain-containing protein, with protein MTTGTTTTDAKLTWLLEGLLERTPGARHALVLSRDGLKLCRTPELSVDQADQLAAIAAGIQSLSHGASAEFGDGSGGVRSAMAEFYGGILFIVEAGEGAHLAVIAAEDADAGLVGHTMSELVEQLGEHLRAEPRAADGPRAPHAS; from the coding sequence ATGACCACCGGCACCACCACGACCGACGCCAAGCTCACCTGGCTGCTCGAAGGTCTCCTGGAGCGCACCCCCGGCGCCCGGCACGCCCTCGTGCTCTCCCGGGACGGCCTGAAGCTGTGCCGCACCCCCGAGCTCTCCGTCGACCAGGCCGACCAGCTCGCGGCGATCGCCGCGGGCATCCAGTCCCTCTCGCACGGCGCCTCCGCCGAGTTCGGTGACGGCAGCGGCGGGGTGCGCTCGGCGATGGCCGAGTTCTACGGCGGCATCCTCTTCATCGTCGAGGCGGGCGAGGGCGCGCACCTCGCGGTGATCGCCGCCGAGGACGCCGACGCCGGGCTCGTCGGGCACACCATGAGCGAACTGGTCGAGCAGCTCGGCGAGCACCTGCGCGCCGAGCCGCGCGCGGCCGACGGCCCCCGCGCGCCGCACGCCTCATGA
- a CDS encoding DUF742 domain-containing protein yields the protein MSRPGRDDSPDRLYTLTGGRSRSAPDAPFDLVTLVVSECDPVPGMQSEHAAILRMCGLPTAVVEIAAELGLPVSITRILLSDLLDAGRISARHPRSAAAHSVPDPDLLEQVLVGLRNL from the coding sequence ATGAGCCGCCCCGGCCGGGACGACTCCCCCGACCGGCTGTACACCCTCACCGGGGGACGCAGCAGGTCGGCGCCCGACGCCCCCTTCGACCTGGTCACCCTCGTCGTCAGCGAGTGCGATCCGGTGCCCGGCATGCAGTCCGAGCACGCCGCGATCCTGCGGATGTGCGGGCTGCCCACCGCCGTGGTCGAGATCGCCGCCGAGCTGGGCCTGCCGGTGAGCATCACCCGCATCCTGCTCTCCGACCTGCTCGACGCGGGCCGGATCAGCGCCCGCCATCCGCGCTCGGCCGCCGCCCACAGCGTTCCCGACCCCGACCTTCTGGAGCAGGTGCTCGTTGGACTCCGCAATCTCTGA
- a CDS encoding SPFH domain-containing protein, which produces MRSLVVPVPEEPKDPEQRKGPEGPAEPAAPGDGTGPRALVVRNRHDSIPMDLLFRGDTAELPKPTKTTHAPKPPQSSQPAQSSQPPKSPHPAKSPQSPRPTEGPGAAKPPSPPRPDRDLAERRGPACSGWWALLVALLALAGAAWLIWSGGLLPVRITDLLALPERPRDGLVAWQWAAVGGCGVVALMALGGLTRGRVGSAWTLSLFGRYRGSVRRTGLVWISPLMLRRRVDVRLRHWRSEPMTAVDAEGIELRVVVLVVWQVKDAARALLTVDDHLAYLREQVEAVTARVVSRLPADSFREPADDVRTLRDAEAVGDALGATLAAECRAVGIEVFSARPTRVEYAPEVAAAMQRRQLAAIDAKHRDTVLTSVLDAVDDTVRRLTERGLVTLDDYERKALVKDLTVAFYTARGSAVDTH; this is translated from the coding sequence GTGAGAAGTCTGGTTGTGCCCGTGCCGGAAGAGCCGAAGGACCCCGAGCAGCGGAAGGGCCCCGAGGGGCCCGCGGAACCGGCGGCCCCGGGGGACGGCACGGGCCCCCGCGCCCTGGTCGTACGCAACCGCCACGACTCCATACCGATGGACCTGCTCTTCCGCGGTGACACGGCGGAACTGCCGAAGCCGACGAAGACGACGCACGCGCCGAAGCCTCCGCAGTCCTCCCAGCCTGCTCAGTCCTCCCAGCCCCCGAAGTCTCCGCATCCCGCGAAGTCGCCGCAGTCCCCGAGGCCGACGGAGGGGCCCGGCGCGGCCAAGCCCCCCTCCCCGCCGCGCCCCGACCGCGACCTGGCCGAGCGGCGCGGTCCCGCGTGCTCCGGCTGGTGGGCGCTGCTCGTGGCGCTCCTGGCCCTAGCCGGAGCGGCCTGGCTGATCTGGTCGGGCGGTCTGCTCCCCGTACGGATCACGGATCTCCTCGCGCTCCCCGAACGGCCCCGGGACGGCCTCGTCGCCTGGCAGTGGGCGGCGGTCGGCGGCTGCGGAGTGGTGGCACTCATGGCGCTCGGCGGGCTCACCCGGGGGCGGGTCGGCAGCGCGTGGACCCTGTCGCTGTTCGGCCGCTACCGGGGGAGCGTACGGCGGACCGGGCTCGTGTGGATCAGCCCGCTGATGCTGCGGCGCCGCGTGGACGTACGGCTGCGGCACTGGCGCAGCGAACCGATGACGGCCGTCGACGCGGAGGGCATCGAACTGCGGGTGGTCGTCCTCGTGGTGTGGCAGGTCAAGGACGCGGCGCGGGCGCTGCTCACGGTGGACGACCACCTCGCGTACCTGCGGGAGCAGGTGGAGGCGGTGACGGCGCGGGTGGTGTCCCGGCTGCCCGCCGACTCGTTCCGGGAGCCCGCCGACGACGTGCGGACGCTGCGCGACGCCGAGGCGGTCGGCGACGCGCTCGGCGCCACGCTGGCCGCGGAGTGCAGGGCGGTCGGCATCGAGGTGTTCTCGGCGCGGCCCACCAGGGTGGAGTACGCGCCCGAGGTGGCGGCGGCGATGCAGCGCAGGCAGCTCGCCGCCATCGACGCCAAGCACCGGGACACGGTGCTGACCTCGGTGCTCGACGCGGTGGACGACACCGTGCGGCGCCTCACCGAACGGGGACTCGTCACGCTCGACGACTACGAACGGAAGGCGCTGGTCAAGGACTTGACCGTGGCCTTCTACACGGCGCGGGGGAGCGCCGTCGACACCCACTGA
- a CDS encoding LysR family transcriptional regulator, producing the protein MTKGTFGPGALELRHLRCFLAIADEGNITRAAARLRITQPAASRTLAALEDALRARLVDRSTHHLTLTPEGRAFRDKAAVAVAAFEDALDVGRSVRRALRLGHAWSAAGAYTTPLLRRWRATHPDVPLELLRVDDRTAGLARGAVDAALLRGSVGTPGLVTELLYTEARVAAVPVDSALAGRGRLVLADLAGHTVALNTVSGTTTLDLWPVDARPTGTITVANTDDWLAAIAASRAVGVTTTATADLHPHPGVVYVPLPDAPPVPVFLARRDGPPSHPALRDLCALAHEVTGRD; encoded by the coding sequence ATGACCAAGGGAACGTTCGGGCCCGGCGCCCTGGAGCTGCGTCATCTGCGGTGCTTCCTCGCCATCGCCGACGAGGGCAACATCACCCGCGCCGCCGCCCGCCTGCGCATCACCCAGCCCGCCGCGTCCCGCACCCTCGCCGCCCTGGAGGACGCCCTGCGGGCACGGCTCGTGGACCGGTCCACCCACCACCTCACGCTCACCCCCGAGGGCCGCGCCTTCCGCGACAAGGCCGCCGTCGCCGTCGCCGCCTTCGAGGACGCCCTGGACGTGGGGCGTTCGGTGCGCAGGGCGCTGCGCCTCGGGCACGCCTGGTCGGCCGCGGGCGCGTACACCACGCCCCTGCTGCGCCGGTGGCGCGCGACCCACCCCGACGTACCGCTCGAACTGCTCCGCGTCGACGACCGCACCGCGGGGCTCGCCAGGGGCGCGGTCGACGCGGCGCTGCTCCGCGGGTCCGTCGGCACCCCGGGCCTGGTGACGGAGCTCCTGTACACGGAGGCGCGGGTGGCCGCCGTGCCCGTCGACAGCGCGCTGGCCGGGCGGGGGCGACTGGTGCTCGCCGACCTCGCGGGGCACACCGTCGCGCTCAACACCGTGTCCGGTACGACCACGCTCGACCTGTGGCCCGTCGACGCCCGGCCCACCGGCACGATCACCGTCGCCAACACCGACGACTGGCTGGCCGCGATCGCCGCGTCCCGCGCGGTCGGCGTCACGACCACCGCGACGGCGGACCTGCACCCGCACCCCGGCGTGGTCTACGTCCCGCTGCCCGACGCCCCGCCGGTACCGGTGTTCCTGGCCCGCCGCGACGGGCCGCCGAGCCATCCCGCCCTGCGCGACCTGTGCGCCCTCGCGCACGAGGTCACGGGCCGGGACTAG
- a CDS encoding C40 family peptidase, producing the protein MQTPRFTEEIPADCGCGHCAATPAAARADHRCGVRGALVAAVGAAVLVGTAAGPATAEPAPSHAGWDGSKYWYKDAAGGWRWTSHYDKYAAHTGRSGGHATTGKARPAARGASSAEPTFRGRGGWDATDRVYWYKDAAGGWRWTSHYDKYAAHTGRSGGHATTGKARPAARGASSAEPTFRGRGGWDATDRVYWYNKAGHWYWTSHRDKYESRTGRSGSQATKPAPRPSGSGGGHSSGTPSRHGTEAAISYAMAHLGDPYVWGGNGPHGWDCSGLVMAAYRQAGVSLPRVADAQYRATRSLSRGELRRGDLVFWSSNGSSSGIHHVAIYLGGGQYLEAPRPGKNVRVSSFSWYNPNMYGRVR; encoded by the coding sequence GTGCAGACACCCCGATTCACCGAGGAGATACCCGCCGACTGCGGGTGCGGCCATTGCGCCGCGACACCGGCCGCCGCCCGCGCGGACCACCGCTGCGGGGTGCGCGGCGCGCTGGTCGCCGCCGTCGGGGCGGCCGTGCTCGTGGGCACCGCGGCGGGCCCCGCGACCGCCGAACCCGCCCCGAGCCACGCGGGCTGGGACGGCTCCAAGTACTGGTACAAGGACGCGGCCGGAGGGTGGCGCTGGACGTCGCACTACGACAAGTACGCGGCGCACACGGGCCGGTCGGGCGGGCACGCGACCACCGGGAAGGCGCGGCCCGCCGCGCGCGGGGCGTCGTCCGCCGAGCCGACGTTCCGGGGGCGCGGGGGCTGGGACGCCACCGACCGTGTGTACTGGTACAAGGACGCGGCCGGAGGGTGGCGCTGGACCTCGCACTACGACAAGTACGCGGCGCACACGGGCCGGTCGGGCGGGCACGCGACCACCGGGAAGGCGCGGCCCGCCGCGCGCGGGGCGTCGTCCGCCGAGCCGACGTTCCGGGGACGCGGGGGCTGGGACGCCACCGACCGCGTGTACTGGTACAACAAGGCCGGGCACTGGTACTGGACCAGTCACCGGGACAAGTACGAGAGCCGCACGGGCCGTTCCGGAAGCCAGGCGACGAAGCCCGCGCCGCGCCCTTCGGGATCGGGCGGCGGTCACTCATCGGGGACGCCGAGCAGGCACGGCACGGAAGCGGCCATCTCGTACGCGATGGCGCACCTCGGCGACCCCTACGTCTGGGGCGGCAACGGGCCGCACGGCTGGGACTGCTCCGGCCTGGTGATGGCCGCCTACCGGCAGGCGGGCGTCAGTCTGCCGCGCGTCGCCGACGCGCAGTACCGCGCGACCCGGTCCCTCTCGCGGGGCGAGCTGCGCCGCGGTGACCTGGTGTTCTGGAGCAGCAACGGCAGCTCGTCGGGCATCCACCACGTGGCGATCTACCTGGGCGGCGGCCAGTACCTGGAGGCCCCGCGCCCCGGCAAGAACGTCCGCGTCTCGTCCTTCAGCTGGTACAACCCGAACATGTACGGCCGCGTGCGCTAG
- a CDS encoding EamA family transporter, which translates to MSRTDQAQETAAGGRAALGPVGLVLAGGISVQFGGAIAVSVMPKAGALGIVALRLAFAALVLLVVCRPRLRGHSRADWGTVVAFGVAMAGMNGLFYQSVARIPMGPAVTLEVLGPLALSVFASRRAVNFIWAGLALCGVFLLGGGGGFSGLDPVGVAYALGAGAMWATYIVFSARTGRRFPQADGLALAMVVAAVLFLPLGLAESGSKLVRPEVLGLGAAVAVLSSVLPYTLELLALRRLPASTFAIMMSLEPAIAAIAGFLILGQALALSEALAISLVIAASMGAVRSQVGRGRAAPAVASTVLPEGAGVLPEREPDPTR; encoded by the coding sequence GTGTCGCGTACCGATCAGGCTCAGGAGACGGCGGCCGGAGGGCGGGCCGCGCTGGGGCCCGTCGGGCTCGTGCTCGCGGGCGGCATCTCCGTGCAGTTCGGCGGGGCGATCGCCGTCAGCGTCATGCCGAAGGCGGGGGCGCTCGGCATCGTGGCCCTGCGCCTCGCGTTCGCCGCGCTCGTGCTGCTCGTCGTCTGCCGTCCCCGGCTGCGCGGGCACTCGCGCGCGGACTGGGGCACGGTCGTGGCCTTCGGCGTCGCCATGGCGGGCATGAACGGCCTCTTCTACCAGTCCGTGGCCCGCATCCCCATGGGCCCCGCGGTCACCCTCGAGGTCCTCGGCCCCCTCGCGCTCTCCGTCTTCGCCTCGCGCCGGGCGGTCAACTTCATCTGGGCGGGCCTTGCCCTCTGCGGCGTCTTCCTGCTCGGCGGCGGTGGCGGGTTCAGCGGGCTCGACCCGGTGGGTGTGGCGTACGCGCTCGGCGCGGGCGCGATGTGGGCGACGTACATCGTCTTCAGTGCGCGTACGGGCAGGCGCTTCCCGCAGGCCGACGGGCTCGCGCTCGCCATGGTCGTGGCGGCGGTCCTCTTCCTGCCGCTCGGCCTCGCGGAATCCGGCTCGAAGCTGGTCCGTCCCGAGGTGCTCGGGCTGGGCGCGGCGGTCGCCGTCCTGTCGTCCGTCCTGCCCTACACCCTCGAACTCCTCGCGCTGCGGCGGCTGCCCGCGTCCACGTTCGCCATCATGATGAGCCTCGAACCGGCGATCGCGGCGATCGCGGGCTTCCTCATCCTCGGCCAGGCGCTGGCTCTCAGCGAGGCGTTGGCGATCTCGTTGGTGATCGCGGCGAGTATGGGGGCGGTGCGGTCGCAGGTGGGCCGCGGCAGGGCTGCGCCCGCGGTGGCCTCGACGGTTTTGCCGGAGGGGGCGGGGGTCCTGCCTGAACGGGAACCGGATCCGACTCGCTGA